The Methanolobus sp. WCC4 genome includes the window GGAACAATGAACAGTACAACCACCCGCCGCAGGCGGCACGTTCCATTTCCACTAATTGAAACCAATTGGTTTTATTCGGAATTGATAGGTGTTGAATTCAAAGCTGGAATTGACAAGATCTCTACGGAGCTGTACGGTCAAACAAAATCACTCAAAAAGGTCTGTCTCTCGTCTATCTTCTCAAGTTTCGTCACTCCCACTCCAAGCAACCTGAACCTGCCCTTTCCAATGAACTCCTCCATCAGGATAAGTGCAGTTCTTCGGATGGTGTCCTTGTCAGTGGTGGCTGCGGTGAGGGTCTTTGCCCTTGTGTATGTCCTGAAATCCTCAAAACGGACCTTGATCGTCACTGTCCTGAAACGGAAACGTTTCTTCATCATCGAGGCATGGACCTTCTCCGTGAGTTCGGCAAAGGCTTTTCCAATGGTCTCGGGGTCGGAGATGTCCTCATCGAAGGTATCCTCCGTGCTCACGGACTTGACCTCCTCCCGCTCCTTTACCTCTCTCATATCGATTCCATTGGCAAGCTGGTGCATTACAACGCCGAACTTGCCGAACTTTGCGATAAGGAGCTGGACATCACATGTCGCGAGCTGTCCAACGTTCTCGATTCCCATGTCCTTTAGGATTGGTTGTGTTTTCTTGCCGATCCCGGGAATCTTCGATATGTGCAGTGGGAAGAGAAAATCCTGCACATCTTCCGGCCTGACAACAGTAAGGCCATCCGGTTTGTCGAAGTCCGAGGCTATCTTTGCGATGACCTTGTTGGGGGCAACGCCAATAGAGCATGTGAGCCCGTGAAGACGTTTGACCTCGCTCTTTATCTTCTTTGCAAGCAATGTGGCAGACTCGTAATCGTCTATCGAGTCACCGATGTCGAGATATGCCTCATCCACACTGACCTGCTGGAATTTGTCAGCGAATATCCGTATGGTATTCATGATCTCCGAGGATACCTGCTTGTAGAGCTTCATGTTCACTTTGAGGTATGCAGCATCAGGGCAGAGTCTGTATGCCTTCGATATTGGCATGCCGGAATGTAACCCGAATTCCCTTGCCTGGTATGAGCAGGTGCTGACGACTCCTCTGCCACTTCCTCCTTTTGGGTCGGAGCCAACTACCACGGGCATGCCTTCCAGTTCCGTTTTGTCCCTAACTTCCACCGAAGAGTAGAAACTATCCATGTCAAGATGCAGTGTGATCCTTTCCCTGACAGAGTTTTTCATTTGATGCTTATGTATATTCGGGGATTTATCTAATTATGCCTGCTGTCCATCTGCGGAACCCTGATATAAGATACTGACCTTGAACGACTATTGATAAAGGAGTAGATGCAGGTATGTACGAGTATATTGCCATGCTGGCGTATGTTGTTGTTCTTTTCCTGACCTTGAGGGATATACGTATCTATAAAAGAACAAGGTTCCAGTCCTATCGTAAGGGAGCTATCAAAGGTATCCTTGCGTCAACGATCGTCCTTATTGGTATTGTCCTGACATACATGAATCCGAACTTCGGACTTCTGATGGTACTCATTGCCCTGTTCGTAAATCAAAAAGGAAGCAGGGAGCCTGTTTTCAAAGATGCGAAGATGATGGACCGTCTGCTGGGAAAGACTGATATATAATAATGACTTCTGATGCAGTTCCAGTAGTCCAAAAGGTATAAATGTAAGGGTCTTTATTATACCCGAACAGCTACTATTATAGAGTTTCATCTTATAATGAATATCATAATGGAGAATTATCATGGGAAATATTAGACAATCAAACATCAAGAGAATCGCAATTCGCTTAGCAGAAAACCACGGTGATGTATTCACAACAGACTTCGACACCAACAAGCACCTTGTAACAAAGTACACAACCATCGAGAGTAAGGTTATCAGGAACCGTGTAGCAGGTTACGTTACAAGAAAGATGACACACAGGCCAATAGAGTAAGTTTTTCTGGAGAGGGGATGTTCCCATGTTCGAAGGAGTTTTACCTGCTCTTGTAACGCCATTCTCAAACGATGGTTCGATCGACAAGGAAAGTTTCAGAGGTGTTGTCGACCATGTTGAGGAAGGTGGCGTTTCCGGAGTTGTTGTCTGTGGTACGACCGGTGAATCTGCTACCCTGTCAACCGGGGAGCACAAAGAACTGATCAACCTTTGTATAGATCATGCGAAGGTTCCTGTTGTTGCCGGTACAGGTTCTAACAACACTGATGAAGCAGTAGAACTCACTAAACACGCTGCGGACGCGGGAGCTGATGGCGCTCTCATAATCACCCCCTATTATATCAAGCCCAACAATGCCGGGCTTATTGCTCATTTTAAAAAGATAGCGGAGTCTGCGGACATACCTATCATACTATACAATGTCCCTTCCCGTACGGGACAGAATATGCCTCTGGAAGTGATCATGGAGCTTTCAAAGGTAGATAACATCGTTGCTATAAAGGAAGCAAGCGGCGACCTTGGAAAAGTATCACAGATACTTGAACAGACCATGGATGAGGACTTCGAGGTTCTCTCAGGCGAGGACGGTCTCACGTTCCCGATACTGGCCATGGGTGGTTCCGGTGTTATATCTGTGGTTGCCAACATCGTTCCTGAAATGATGGTGGAGATGTACAATGCTGTGAATGCCGGAGACCTTGCAACGGCAAGAAAGCTCCATTTCAAGATGGCTCCACTCATACGTGCATTGTTCACAGAGACCAACCCGATCCCTGTAAAGCGTGCAGTAGAGCTTATGGGTCTTTCAGCCGGTACAATGAGGCTTCCACTCGCACCTCTTAGTGAAGAGAACAGTGTCACACTGGAGAATGCTCTTCGCAAGCTGGGGTGCATAGCATGATAAACGTCGGTGTTACAGGTGCATCAGGAAGGATGGGTAGGCTCCTCATAGATAATATTCTCAGGTCAGAGGATACCTGTCTGACATCAGCATTTGATATTGCGAACATAGGCAAGGATATTGGCGAGGTAGCTCAGGTCGGTACTTTGAATGTACCGATATCCTCAGTGGATGATATGGAATCAGTCCTGAAGGATAGCGGCACTCAATTACTTATTGATTTTACGATCGCTAACGCAACTGCAGAGAATGCTCCGAGGGCAGCAGCAGCAGGTGTCGACCTTGTGATCGGTACAACAGGTCTTTCACCTGAACAGAAAAAGACCATAGAGGATGCGATCCTTGAGAATGGAGTATCAGGTATAATCTCACCCAACTATTCCGTTGGTGTGAACGTGTTCTTCAAGATACTCGGGGAAGCTGCAAAGTATCTCGGTGAGATGGACATAGAGATAATCGAAGCCCACCATAATCAGAAGAAAGATGCTCCAAGCGGTACTGCAAAAGGAGCGGCCGAGGTTATCAGTGAGGCT containing:
- the dinB gene encoding DNA polymerase IV, giving the protein MKNSVRERITLHLDMDSFYSSVEVRDKTELEGMPVVVGSDPKGGSGRGVVSTCSYQAREFGLHSGMPISKAYRLCPDAAYLKVNMKLYKQVSSEIMNTIRIFADKFQQVSVDEAYLDIGDSIDDYESATLLAKKIKSEVKRLHGLTCSIGVAPNKVIAKIASDFDKPDGLTVVRPEDVQDFLFPLHISKIPGIGKKTQPILKDMGIENVGQLATCDVQLLIAKFGKFGVVMHQLANGIDMREVKEREEVKSVSTEDTFDEDISDPETIGKAFAELTEKVHASMMKKRFRFRTVTIKVRFEDFRTYTRAKTLTAATTDKDTIRRTALILMEEFIGKGRFRLLGVGVTKLEKIDERQTFLSDFV
- a CDS encoding 30S ribosomal protein S17e; protein product: MGNIRQSNIKRIAIRLAENHGDVFTTDFDTNKHLVTKYTTIESKVIRNRVAGYVTRKMTHRPIE
- the dapA gene encoding 4-hydroxy-tetrahydrodipicolinate synthase, which codes for MFEGVLPALVTPFSNDGSIDKESFRGVVDHVEEGGVSGVVVCGTTGESATLSTGEHKELINLCIDHAKVPVVAGTGSNNTDEAVELTKHAADAGADGALIITPYYIKPNNAGLIAHFKKIAESADIPIILYNVPSRTGQNMPLEVIMELSKVDNIVAIKEASGDLGKVSQILEQTMDEDFEVLSGEDGLTFPILAMGGSGVISVVANIVPEMMVEMYNAVNAGDLATARKLHFKMAPLIRALFTETNPIPVKRAVELMGLSAGTMRLPLAPLSEENSVTLENALRKLGCIA
- the dapB gene encoding 4-hydroxy-tetrahydrodipicolinate reductase, with the protein product MINVGVTGASGRMGRLLIDNILRSEDTCLTSAFDIANIGKDIGEVAQVGTLNVPISSVDDMESVLKDSGTQLLIDFTIANATAENAPRAAAAGVDLVIGTTGLSPEQKKTIEDAILENGVSGIISPNYSVGVNVFFKILGEAAKYLGEMDIEIIEAHHNQKKDAPSGTAKGAAEVISEALGGKEYVYGREGMAPRGKEIGIHAVRGGDIVGDHTVLFAGDGERIEIKHQAHSRQAFAGGAVKAAAWIGNAEPGLYTMQDILGL